The segment TTCACCGGCCCCGTGACGGCTGAGCCCTCCCGGCCTAGCCAATGCAGGAAATCAGCCGCTTCGTCCGAACGGATGAACGAGATCTCCGCCTGCGGATTAGGGATGCCCACCGGTTGACCCGCCAGAACATGCTCGATGTGAAAATGCAGCCGGCGCGTATAATCATCCGTGCCCAGCACAATCGGAAAGCGTATCGCAGCCACCGGGAAATCCGCTGTCTGAAGCAGAATGGCTTCGGCTTGCCTTTTGCCTTCCTGGTAACTGACATCCGCCTTCCCGCCAGACTTCAGCGGATAATGCCAAGGGTCAAAGTCCGTTTCAGCCAACGCCTCCGGCTGCGGATCGTACACCGACAAGCTGGAAGTCAGGATATACCGCTTGGTCCGTCCCGCCCAGATCCGCCCAGCCGCCGCTGCCTCATCCGGCGAGAAGCAAATATTATCATAGACGATATCCCATTCGGTATCTCCTACAGCCCGTTCAAGTGCTGCTTCATCCGTCC is part of the Paenibacillus sp. FSL M7-0420 genome and harbors:
- a CDS encoding NAD-dependent epimerase/dehydratase family protein, which gives rise to MKKVLVLGGTRFFGKRLVELLLQDQDSEVTILTRGLAEDTFGERVTRLAVDRTDEAALERAVGDTEWDIVYDNICFSPDEAAAAGRIWAGRTKRYILTSSLSVYDPQPEALAETDFDPWHYPLKSGGKADVSYQEGKRQAEAILLQTADFPVAAIRFPIVLGTDDYTRRLHFHIEHVLAGQPVGIPNPQAEISFIRSDEAADFLHWLGREGSAVTGPVNACSDGTLTIGGVISIIEEITGLTAVIRDDAAEADQSPFGIPASWFMDTAKARSAGFSFLSLSEWFPELVSSLTHSLRKDQ